One part of the Amaranthus tricolor cultivar Red isolate AtriRed21 chromosome 16, ASM2621246v1, whole genome shotgun sequence genome encodes these proteins:
- the LOC130802060 gene encoding protein TIC 214-like, protein MIFQSFLLGNLVSLGMKIINSVVVVGLYYGFLTTFSIGPSYLFLLRSQVMEEGEEGTEKKVSATTGFIMGQLMMFISIYYTPLHLALGRPHTITVLALPYLLFHFFWNNHKHFFDYGSTSRNSMRNLSIQCVFLNNLIFQLFNYFILPSSTLARLVNIYMFRCNNKMLFVTSSFVGWLIGHILFMKWVGLVLVWIQQNHSIRSNKYLVSELRNSMARIFSILFFITCVYYLGRMPSPIFTKKLKETPETKESEEETEQEEEGFTEEDPSPSLFSEEKEDPDKIQIDEMEKIRVNGKDKTKDEFHLHLKEACYKNSPTSLEILKEEKKNFFGFEKSLLFLLFDYKRWNRPTRYIKNNRFENAVRNEMSQYFFYTCQNDGKQRISFTYPPSLSIFWEMIQRKISLDTTEKFLYDDELSNNWISTNEQKRNSLSNELNNRITVLDKDIFYIDVLDKKTRLCLENKIVN, encoded by the coding sequence atgatttttcaatcttttctaCTAGGTAATCTAGTATCCTTAGGCATGAAGATAATCAATTCGGTCGTTGTGGTCGGACTCTATTATGGATTTCTGACCACATTCTCCATAGGGCCCTCTTATCTCTTCCTTCTCCGATCTCAGGTtatggaagaaggagaagaaggaacCGAGAAGAAGGTATCAGCAACAACTGGTTTTATTATGGGACAGCTCATGATGTTCATATCGATCTATTATACGCCTCTGCATCTAGCATTGGGTAGACCTCATACAATAACTGTCCTAGCTCTACCCTATCTTTTGTTTCATTTCTTCTGGAACAATCACAAACACTTTTTTGATTATGGATCTACTAGCAGAAATTCAATGCGTAATCTCAGCATTCAATGTGTATTCctgaataatctcatttttcaattattcaACTATTTCATTTTACCAAGTTCAACGTTAGCCAGATTAGTCAACATTTATATGTTTCGATGCAACAACAAGATGTTATTTGTAACAAGTAGTTTTGTTGGTTGGTTAATTGGTCACATTTTATTCATGAAATGGGTTGGATTGGTATTAGTCTGGATACAGCAAAATCATTCTATTCGATCTAATAAGTACCTTGTGTCAGAATTGAGAAATTCTATGGCTCGAATCTTTAGTATTCTCTTCTTTATTACCTGTGTCTACTATTTAGGCAGAATGCCGTCACctatttttactaaaaaacTGAAAGAAACCCCAGAAACGAAAGAAAGTGAGGAAGAAACAGAACAGGAAGAAGAGGGATTCACCGAAGAAGATCCTTCTCCTTCCCTTTTTTCGGAAGAAAAGGAGGATCCGGACAAAATCCAAATCGATGAAATGGAAAAGATCCGAGTGAATGGAAAGGACAAAACAAAGGATGAATTCCACTTGCACTTAAAAGAAGCATGCTATAAAAATAGCCCAACTTCGTTAGAAATActtaaagaagaaaagaaaaacttcTTCGGGTTTGAAAAatcccttctttttcttcttttcgacTATAAACGTTGGAATCGTCCAACGCGATATATAAAAAACAATCGATTTGAAAATGCGGTAAGAAATGAAATgtcacaatattttttttatacatgtcAAAATGATGGAAAACAAAGAATTTCTTTTACATATCCACCCAGTTTATCAATTTTCTGGGAAATGATACAAAGAAAGATTTCTTTGGATACAACAGAAAAATTCTTATATGATGATGAACTATCCAATAATTGGATTTCTACaaatgaacaaaaaagaaacagtttaagcaatgaattaaataatagaaTTACGGTTCTAGACAAAGACATTTTTTATATAGATGTACTCGATAAAAAAACAAGATTATGCTTAGAAaacaaaatagtaaattaa
- the LOC130802123 gene encoding cytochrome f-like gives MKNKMEKKKIFIPFLYLISIVFLPWWISLSFQKSLESWVTNWWNTKQSETFLNDIQENNLLEKFIELEELHLLDEMIKEYPETHLQKLRIGIHNETIQLIKMHNADCIHMILHFSTNLICFLILSGYSILGNKELILLNSWVQEFLYNLSDTIKAFSILLLTDLCIGFHSPHGWELMIGSIYKDFGFAHNDQIISSLVSTFPVILDTILKYWIFRYLNRVSPINNWTMQTINTFSWIKEQITRSICISLVLYIITRSSISNAYPIFAQQGYENPREATGRIVCANCHLANKPVDIEVPQAVLPDTVFEAVVRIPYDMQLKQVLANGKKGGLNVGAVLILPEGFELAPPNRISPEMKEKIGNLSFQSYRPNKQNILVIGPVPGKKYSEITFPILSPDPATKKDVHFLKYPIYVGGNRGRGQIYPDGSKSNNTVYNATAAGIVKKIVRKEKGGYEISIADASDGREVVDIIPPGPELLVSEGESIKLDQPLTSNPNVGGFGQGDAEIVLQDPLRVQGLLFFFASVILAQIFLVLKKKQFEKVQLSEMNF, from the exons atgaaaaataaaatggaaaaaaagaaaatatttattccTTTTCTATATCTTATATCTATAGTATTTTTACCCTGGTGGATCTCTTTATCATTTCAAAAAAGTCTGGAATCTTGGGTTACTAATTGGTGGAATACTAAGCAATCAGAAACTTTTTTGAACgatattcaagaaaataatcTTCTAGAAAAATTCATCGAATTAGAGGAGCTCCACTTGTTGGACGAAATGATAAAGGAATACCCGGAAACACATCTACAAAAGCTTCGTATAGGAATTCACAATGAAACTATTCAATTGATCAAAATGCACAATGCGGATTGTATCCACATGATTTTGCACTTCTCGACAAATTTAATCTGTTTCCTTATTCTAAGCGGTTATTCTATTCTGGGAAATAAAGAACTTATTCTTCTTAACTCTTGGGTTCAGGAATTCCTATATAACTTAAGCGACACAATAAAAGCCTTTTCGATTCTTTTATTAACTGATTTATGTATCGGATTTCATTCGCCCCATGGTTGGGAACTAATGATTGGCTCTATCTACAAAGATTTTGGATTTGCCCATAATGATCAAATTATATCTAGTCTTGTTTCTACGTTTCCAGTTATTCTAGATACAATCTTGAAATATTGGATTTTCCGTTATTTAAATCGTGTATCCCC AATCAATAATTGGACCATGCAAACTATAAATACCTTTTCTTGGATAAAAGAACAGATTACTCGATCCATTTGCATATCGCTCGTGTTATATATAATAACTCGATCCTCCATTTCGAATGCATATCCCATTTTCGCACAGCAAGGTTATGAAAATCCACGAGAAGCAACTGGACGTATTGTATGTGCCAATTGCCATTTAGCTAATAAGCCCGTGGATATTGAAGTTCCACAAGCGGTCCTTCCAGATACTGTATTTGAAGCGGTTGTTCGAATTCCTTATGATATGCAATTAAAACAAGTTCTTGCTAACGGCAAAAAGGGGGGGTTGAATGTGGGGGCTGTTCTTATTTTACCTGAGGGATTTGAATTAGCCCCACCCAATCGTATTTCTCCAGAGATGAAAGAAAAGATAGGCAATCTTTCTTTTCAGAGCTATCGCcccaataaacaaaatattctTGTAATAGGTCCCGTTCCTGGGAAAAAATATAGTGAAATTACCTTTCCTATTCTTTCCCCGGATCCTGCCACTAAGAAAGATGTTCACTTCTTAAAATATCCCATATATGTAGGTGGTAACAGAGGAAGGGGCCAGATTTATCCTGACGGAAGCAAGAGTAATAATACAGTTTATAATGCCACAGCAGCAGGTATAGTAAAGAAAATTGTACGAAAAGAAAAGGGCGGATACGAAATAAGCATAGCGGATGCCTCGGATGGACGTGAAGTGGTTGATATTATCCCTCCAGGACCAGAGCTTCTTGTTTCAGAGGGTGAATCTATCAAACTTGATCAACCATTAACAAGTAATCCTAATGTGGGTGGATTTGGTCAGGGAGACGCCGAAATAGTACTTCAAGACCCACTGCGCGTACAAGGTCTTTTGTTCTTCTTTGCATCTGTTATTTTGGCACAAATCTTTTTGGTTCTTAAAAAGAAACAGTTCGAGAAGGTTCAATTGTCCGAAATGAATTTCTAG
- the LOC130802118 gene encoding LOW QUALITY PROTEIN: cytochrome b559 subunit alpha-like (The sequence of the model RefSeq protein was modified relative to this genomic sequence to represent the inferred CDS: deleted 2 bases in 1 codon), with protein sequence MSGSTGERSFADIITSIRYWVIHSITIPSLFIAGWLFVSTGLAYDVFGSPRPNEYFTESRQGIPLITGRFDSLEQLDEFSRSFGGPMTIDRTYPIFTVRWLAVHGLAVPTVSFLGSISAMQFIQR encoded by the exons ATGTCTGGAAGCACAGGAGAACGTTCTTTTGCTGATATTATTACCAGTATTCGATACTGGGTTATTCATAGCATTACTATACCTTCCCTATTCATTGCGGGTTGGTTATTCGTCAGCACAGGTTTAGCTTACGATGTGTTTGGAAGCCCCCGGCCAAACGAATATTTCACAGAGAGCCGACAAGGAATTCCATTAATAACTGGCCGTTTTGACTCTTTGGAACAACTTGATGAATTTAGTAGATCCTTT GGAGGCCCAATGACCATAGATCGAACCTATCCAATTTTTACCGTGCGATGGCTGGCTGTTCACGGACTGGCTGTACCTACCGTTTCTTTTTTGGGGTCAATATCCGCAATGCAGTTCATCCAACGATAA
- the LOC130802092 gene encoding NAD(P)H-quinone oxidoreductase chain 4, chloroplastic-like, which translates to MYFIYFTRTRTRSKINEVKKIIDPMSHSVKIYDTCIGCTQCVRACPTDVLEMIPWDGCKAKQIASAPRTEDCVGCKRCESACPTDFLSVRVYLWHETTRSMVRVFLAQVYLVFTTNYFPWLTTIVVLPIFAGSLIFLFPHRGNKVIRWYTICISILELLLTTYAFCYHFQPDDPLIQLSEDYKWIQFFDFHWRLGIDGLSIGPILLTGFITTLATLAAWPVTRDSRLFHFLMLAMYSGQIGSFSSRDLLLFFLMWELELIPVYLLLSMWGGKKRLYSATKFILYTAGGSIFLLLGVLGIGLYGSNEPTLNLETLINQSYPVALEIIFYIGFFIAFAVKLPIIPLHTWLPDTHGEAHYSTCMLLAGILLKMGAYGLIRINMELLPHAHSIFSPWLIIIGTIQIIYAASTSPRQRNLKKRIAYSSVSHMGFIIIGISSITDTGLNGAILQIISHGFIGAALFFLAGTSYDRIRLVYLDEMGGIAIPMPKIFTLFSSFSMASLALPGMSGFIAELIVFFGIITSQKYLLIPKILIIFGMAIGMVLTPIYLLSMLRQMFYGYKLFNSTNSYFFDAGPRELFVSTSIFLPVLGIGVYPDFVLSLSVEKVEAIVSNFFYR; encoded by the exons atgtatttcATTTACTTTACTAGAACTAGAACTAGATCGAAAATTAatgaagttaaaaaaattatagatcCAATGTCACATTCAGTTAAGATTTATGATACATGTATAGGATGTACTCAATGTGTCCGAGCTTGCCCCACAGATGTATTAGAAATGATACCTTGGGATGGATGTAAGGCTAAACAAATAGCTTCTGCTCCAAGAACAGAGGATTGTGTTGGTTGTAAGAGATGTGAATCTGCTTGTCCAacagattttttaagcgttcgaGTTTATTTATGGCATGAAACAACTCGCAGTAT GGTACGGGTTTTTTTGGCCCAAGTGTATCTTGTCTTTACTACGAATTATTTTCCCTGGTTAACAACAATTGTAGTTTTACCCATATTTGCAggttctttaattttcttatttcctCATAGAGGAAATAAGGTTATCCGCTGGTATACTATATGTATATCCATTTTAGAGCTCCTTCTAACAACTTATGCGTTTTGTTATCATTTCCAACCGGACGATCCATTAATCCAACTGTCAGAAGATTATAAATGGATCCAATTTTTTGATTTCCATTGGAGATTAGGAATTGACGGACTTTCGATAGGACCCATTTTACTGACGGGATTCATCACCACTTTAGCTACTCTAGCGGCTTGGCCGGTTACTCGAGATTCTCGATTATTCCATTTCCTAATGTTAGCAATGTATAGTGGTCAAATAGGATCATTTTCGTCCCGAGACCTTTTACTTTTTTTCCTAATGTGGGAATTAGAATTAATTCCTGTTTATCTACTTTTATCCATGTGGGGAGGAAAAAAACGTCTCTACTCTGCTAcgaaatttattttgtatactGCAGGGGGTTCcatttttctattattgggaGTTCTGGGTATTGGTTTATATGGTTCCAATGAACCGACATTAAATTTGGAAACATTAATTAATCAATCGTATCCTGTAGCATTAGAAATAATATTCTATATTGGattttttattgcttttgcTGTCAAATTGCCCATTATACCTTTACATACATGGTTACCAGATACCCACGGAGAAGCACATTACAGTACTTGTATGCTTCTAGCTGGAATCTTATTAAAAATGGGAGCATATGGATTGATTCGGATCAATATGGAATTATTACCTCACGCTCATTCTATATTTTCTCCTTGGTTGATAATAATAGGCACAATACAAATAATCTATGCAGCTTCAACATCTCCCAGGCaacgtaatttaaaaaaaagaatagccTATTCCTCTGTATCTCACATGGGTTTCATAATTATAGGAATTAGTTCTATAACTGATACGGGGCTTAATGGGGCCATTTTACAAATAATTTCTCATGGATTTATTGGTGCTGCACTTTTTTTCTTAGCGGGAACGAGTTACGATAGAATACGTCTTGTTTATCTCGACGAAATGGGCGGAATAGCGATTCCAATGCCAAAAATATTCACACTCTTTAGTAGCTTTTCAATGGCATCCCTTGCACTACCGGGAATGAGTGGTTTCATTGCAGAATTAATAGTATTTTTTGGAATAATTACCAGCCAAAAATATCTATTAATACCtaaaatactaattatttttggaaTGGCAATTGGAATGGTATTAActcctatttatttattatctatGTTACGTCAAATGTTCTAtggatataaattatttaacagTACAAACTCTTACTTTTTTGATGCTGGGCCGCGAGAGTTGTTTGTTTCGACTTCTATCTTTCTGCCAGTACTAGGTATTGGAGTTTACCCAGATTTCGTTCTCTCACTATCAGTTGAGAAAGTGGAAGCTATTGTatcgaattttttttatagatag
- the LOC130802545 gene encoding NAD(P)H-quinone oxidoreductase subunit 5, chloroplastic-like, whose translation MEHIYQYAWIIPLLPLPVPLLIGAGLFFFPIATKNLRRIWAFSSISLLSIVMVFSMNLSIQQINSNFIYQYVWSWTINNDFSLEFGYLLDPLTSIMSMLITTVAILVLIYSDNYMSHDQGYLRFFAYMSFFNTSMLGLVTSSNLIQIYIFWELVGMCSYLLIGFWFTRPIAANACQKAFVTNRVGDFGLLLGILGLYWITGSFEFRDLFEIFNNLINANQVNSLFCILCAFLLFAGAIAKSAQFPLHVWLPDAMEGPTPISALIHAATMVAAGIFLVARLLPLFIVIPYIMYGISFIGIITVLLGATLALAQKDIKRSLAYSTMSQLGYMMLALGMGSYRAALFHLITQAYSKALLFLGSGSIIHSMETIVGYSPDKSQNMILMGGLTKHVPITKNAFLIGTLSLCGIPPLACFWSKDEILNDSWIYSPIFAIIAYFTAGLTAFYMFRIYLLTFEGHLNLFFKNYSGKKSSSFYSISLWGKKELKSINPKFPLLTLLTLNNKEKTHFFSKKPYQIDRNFRKMMRPFLTITDFANKNISLYPHESDNTMLFPLIVLILFTFFIGFIGIPFNKEEMDLDILTKWLNPSINLLHSNSNDSVDWYDFVINATFSTNN comes from the exons ATGGAACATATATACCAATATGCATGGATCATACCCTTACTTCCACTTCCAGTTCCTTTGTTAATAGGAGCTGGACTTTTCTTTTTTCCGATAGCAACAAAAAATCTTCGACGGATATGGGCTTTTTCGAGTATTTCGTTGTTAAGTATAGTTATGGTTTTTTCGATGAATCTGTCTATTCAGCAAATaaatagtaattttatttaCCAATATGTCTGGTCTTGGACcattaataatgatttttcttTAGAATTTGGCTACTTGCTCGATCCACTTACTTCTATTATGTCAATGTTAATTACTACTGTTGCAATTCTGGTTCTTATTTATAGTGATAATTATATGTCTCATGATCAGGGATatttgcgattttttgcgtatATGAGTTTTTTCAATACGTCGATGTTGGGTTTAGTTACTAGTTCAAATTtgatacaaatttatattttttgggaaTTAGTTGGAATGTGTTCATATCTATTAATAGGTTTTTGGTTCACAAGGCCTATTGCCGCAAATGCTTGTCAAAAAGCGTTTGTGACTAATCGTGTAGGAGATTTTGGTTTATTATTAGGAATTTTAGGTCTTTATTGGATAACAGGTAGTTTCGAATTTCGGGATTTGTTTGAAATATTCAATAACTTAATTAATGCTAATCAGGTCAATtccttattttgtattttatgtgCTTTCTTATTATTTGCTGGTGCAATTGCTAAATCTGCCCAATTTCCCCTTCATGTATGGTTACCCGATGCTATGGAGGGACCTACCCCTATTTCAGCTCTTATACATGCTGCTACCATGGTAGCAGCGGGAATTTTTCTAGTCGCTCGACTGCTTCCTCTTTTCATAGTTATACCTTACATAATGTATGGAATATCTTTTATAGGTATAATAACAGTACTTTTAGGCGCGACTTTAGCTCTTGCTCAAAAAGACATTAAGCGAAGTTTAGCTTATTCTACAATGTCTCAATTGGGTTATATGATGTTAGCTCTAGGTATGGGTTCTTATCGAGCGGctttatttcatttgattactCAAGCTTATTCAAAAGCATTATTGTTTTTAGGGTCCGGATCTATTATTCATTCAATGGAAACTATTGTTGGATATTCTCCGGATAAAAGTCAGAATATGATTCTTATGGGGGGGTTAACAAAACATGTGCCAATTACAAAAAATGCTTTTTTAATAGGTACACTTTCTCTTTGTGGTATTCCACCGCTTGCTTGTTTTTGGTCCAAAGATGAAATTCTTAATGATAGTTGGATCTATTCGCCAATTTTTGCAATAATAGCTTATTTCACAGCTGGATTAACCGCCTTTTATATGTTTCGAATCTATTTACTTACGTTTGAAGGCCatttaaaccttttttttaaaaattacagtGGAAAAAAAAGTAGTTCGTTTTATTCAATATCTTTATGGggtaaaaaagaattaaaaagcaTTAATCCAAAATTTCCTTTATTAACCTTATTAACACtgaataataaagaaaagacTCATTTCTTTTCGAAAAAACCATATCAAATTGATAGAAATTTCCGAAAAATGATGCGACCTTTTCTTACTATTACTGATTTTGCCAATAAGAATATTTCTTTATATCCTCATGAATCGGACAATACTATGTTATTTCCTCTGATTGTATTGATtctgtttactttttttattggaTTCATAGGAATTCCATTTAATAAAGAAGAAATGGATTTGGATATATTAACTAAATGGTTAAATCCATCTATAAATCTTTTACATTCAAATTCGAATGATTCCGTAGATTGGTATGATTTTGTGATAAATGCAACTTTTTCG ACGAATAATTGA
- the LOC130802086 gene encoding LOW QUALITY PROTEIN: uncharacterized protein LOC130802086 (The sequence of the model RefSeq protein was modified relative to this genomic sequence to represent the inferred CDS: substituted 2 bases at 2 genomic stop codons), producing MTVPTSRKDLMIVNMGPHHPSMHGVLRLIVTLDGEDVIDCEPIVGYLHRGMEKIAENRTIIQYLPYVTRWDYLATMFTEAITVNGPEQLGNIQVPKRASYIRVIMLELSRIASHLLWLGPFMADIGAQTPFFYIFRERELIYDLFEAATGMRMMHNYFRIGGVAADLPYGWIDKCLDFCDYFLIGLTEYQQLITRNPIFLERVENIGIISGEEAINWGLSGPMLRASGIQWDLRKVDHYECYDEFDWEVQWQKEGDSLARYLIRISEMAESIKIIQQALEGIPGGPYENLEIRRFNKIKYPEWNDFEYRFISKKPSPAFELSKQELYVRVEAPKGELGIFLIGDQSVFPWRWKIRPPGFINLQILPQLVKKMKLADIMTILGIQAINSFSRLESLKEVYGTIWLLFPILILVLGITIGVLVIVWLERQISAGIQQRIGPEYAGPLGILQALADGTKLLFKENLLPSRGDTYLFSIGPSIAVISILLSYSVIPFGSRLVLADLSIGVFLWIAISSIAPIGLLMSGYGSNNKYSFLGGLRAAAQSISYEIPLILCVLAISLRXFSHRLXLSNSLSTVDIVEAQSKYGFLGWNLWRQPIGFIVFIISSLAECERLPFDLPEAEEELVAGYQTEYSGIKFGLFYVASYLNLLISSLFVTVLYLGGWNLSIPHIVISGFFEINKIDGVFGTTISIFITLAKTFLFLFIPITTRWTLPRLRMDQLLNLGWKFLLPISLERNKILFFFIDIYYMFPMVTGFINYGQQTIRAARYIGQGFMITLSHANRLPVTIQYPYEKLITSERFRGRIHFEFDKCIACEVCVRACPIDLPVVDWKLETDLRKKRLLNYSIDFGICIFCGNCVEYCPTNCLSMTEEYELSTYDRHELNYNQISLGRLPISITDDYTIRPILNSPQPKEQFRD from the exons ATGACTGTACCAACTTCCAGAAAAGACCTCATGATAGTCAATATGGGCCCTCACCATCCATCAATGCATGGCGTTCTCCGACTCATCGTTACTTTAGACGGTGAAGATGTTATTGACTGTGAACCAATAGTGGGTTATTTACACAGAGGTATGGAAAAAATTGCGGAAAACCGAACAATTATACAATATTTGCCTTATGTAACACGTTGGGATTATTTAGCTACTATGTTCACAGAAGCAATAACTGTAAATGGACCCGAACAATTGGGAAATATTCAAGTCCCTAAAAGGGCTAGCTATATCAGAGTAATCATGTTGGAATTAAGTCGTATAGCTTCTCATTTGTTATGGCTAGGCCCCTTTATGGCAGATATTGGTGCGCAGACCCCCTTCTTCTATATTTTCAGAGAAAGAGAGTTGATATATGATTTATTCGAAGCTGCCACCGGTATGAGAATGATGCATAATTATTTTCGTATTGGAGGAGTAGCTGCCGATCTACCTTATGGGTGGATAGATAAATGTTTAGAtttttgtgattattttttaataggaCTTACTGAATACCAACAACTTATTACGCGAAATCCTATTTTTTTAGAACGAGTTGAAAACATAGGCATTATTAGTGGAGAAGAAGCAATAAATTGGGGTTTATCAGGACCGATGTTACGAGCTTCCGGAATACAATGGGATCTTCGTAAAGTTGATCATTATGAGTGTTACGACGAATTTGATTGGGAAGTTCAATGGCAAAAAGAAGGAGACTCATTAGCTCGTTATTTAATCCGAATCAGTGAAATGGCAGAATCTATAAAAATTATTCAACAAGCGTTAGAAGGAATTCCGGGGGGTCCTtatgaaaatttagaaattcgacgctttaataaaataaaatatcctgAATGGAATGATTTTGAATATCGATTCATTAGTAAAAAACCATCTCCTGCTTTTGAATTGTCGAAACAAGAACTGTATGTAAGAGTAGAAGCCCCAAAAGGCGAATTAGGAATCTTTTTGATAGGAGATCAGAGTGTTTTTCCTTGGCGATGGAAAATTCGCCCGCCGGGTTTTATCAATTTGCAAATTCTTCCTCAGttagttaaaaaaatgaaattggcTGATATTATGACGATACTAGGTA TACAAGCTATCAATTCTTTTTCCAGATTGGAATCCTTAAAAGAGGTTTATGGGACTATATGGCTGCTTTTCCCTATTTTGATTCTCGTATTGGGAATCACAATAGGTGTACTAGTAATTGTGTGGTTAGAAAGACAAATATCCGCAGGTATACAACAACGTATTGGACCTGAATATGCCGGTCCTTTGGGAATTCTTCAAGCTCTGGCGGACGGAACAAAACTACTTTTTAAAGAAAACCTTCTTCCGTCTAGAGGGGATACGTATTTGTTTAGTATTGGACCCTCTATAGCAGTTATATCAATTCTACTAAGTTATTCAGTAATTCCTTTTGGTTCTCGACTTGTTCTAGCCGATTTAAGTATTGGTGTTTTTTTATGGATTGCCATTTCAAGTATTGCTCCAATTGGACTTCTTATGTCAGGATATGgatcaaataataaatattcCTTTTTAGGTGGTCTACGGGCAGCTGCTCAATCAATTAGTTATGAAATACCATTAATTCTATGTGTGTTAGCAATATCTCTACGT TGATTTTCTCATCGACTATGATTATCTAACAGTTTAAGTACAGTTGATATAGTTGAGGCACAATCAAAATATGGTTTTTTGGGATGGAATTTGTGGCGGCAACCTATAgggtttattgtttttataatttcttctcTAGCTGAATGCGAGAGATTGCCTTTTGATTTACCAGAAGCAGAAGAAGAATTAGTAGCAGGTTATCAAACCGAATATTCCGGTattaaatttggtttattttatgtTGCGTCTTATCTAAATCTACTAATCTCTTCTTTATTTGTAACCGTTCTTTATTTGGGTGGTTGGAATCTTTCTATTCCACACATAGTCATTTCTGgcttttttgaaataaataaaatagatgGAGTTTTTGGAACGACAATTAGTATTTTCATTACATTAGCTAAAacttttttgttcttgttcattcCTATCACAACAAGATGGACTTTACCTAGACTGAGAATGGACCAATTATTAAATCTTGGATGGAAATTTCTTTTACCTATTTCTTTAG AAAGAaacaaaatcttatttttttttattgatatttactATATGTTCCCTATGGTAACTGGGTTCATCAATTATGGTCAACAAACAATACGTGCGGCAAGGTACATTGGTCAAGGTTTTATGATTACTTTATCCCACGCTAATCGTTTACCCGTAACTATTCAATATCCGTATGAAAAATTGATCACATCAGAGCGTTTTCGTGGTCGAattcattttgaatttgataAATGCATTGCTTGTGAAGTATGTGTTCGTGCATGTCCTATAGATTTACCCGTTGTTGATTGGAAATTGGAAACGGATCTTCGAAAGAAACGGTTGCTTAATTATAGCATTGATttcggaatttgtattttttgtggTAATTGTGTTGAGTATTGTCCAACAAATTGTTTATCAATGACTGAAGAATATGAGCTTTCGACTTATGATCGTCAcgaattaaattataatcaaatttctctggGCCGTTTACCAATATCAATAACTGATGATTACACAATTCGACCAATTTTGAATTCACCTCAACCAAAAGAGCAATTCCGTGATTGA
- the LOC130802075 gene encoding NAD(P)H-quinone oxidoreductase subunit 6, chloroplastic: MDLPGPIHDFLLVFLGSGLILGGLGVVLFTNTIFSAFSLGLVLVCISLFYILANSHFVASAQLLIYVGAINILIIFSVMFMNGPEYDTDFRLWTVGDGITLLVCASLFVSLTITILNTSWYGIIWTTKSNQILEQDLISASQQIGIHLSTDFFLPFELISIILLVALIGAIGVARQ, translated from the coding sequence ATGGATTTACCTGGACCAATACATgattttcttttagtttttctGGGGTCGGGCCTTATATTAGGTGGTCTAGGAGTAGTATTATTTACCAATACAATTTTTTCTGCTTTTTCGTTAGGATTGGTTCTTGTTTGTATATCTTTATTCTATATTCTAGCAAATTCCCATTTTGTAGCTTCTGCACAACTCCTTATTTATGTGGGagctataaatatattaataatattttctgtAATGTTCATGAATGGTCCGGAATATGACACAGATTTCCGTCTGTGGACTGTGGGGGACGGGATTACCTTATTGGTTTGTGCAAGTCTTTTTGTTTCATTAACTATTACTATTCTAAATACGTCCTGGTATGGGATTATTTGGACTACAAAATCAAATCAGATTCTAGAACAAGATCTGATAAGCGCTAGTCAACAAATAGGAATTCATTTATCAACCGATTTTTTTCTTCCATTTGAACTCATTTCAATAATTCTTTTAGTTGCTTTAATAGGTGCAATTGGCGTGGCTCGTCAATAA